ATGTTTCAAATTCAGAAGGTACCCTCTGAATCCCAGAAGTATTCAGTATAATAGCTCAATGTAGTAAGATACGCTAATTTGCCTGTCTTCGGGGTTCATCAGGGCAAACAATTTATGTACCGTTGAATCCTTTTGTCAATTCGTTTAATTCAAAGCTTATCATTTACCTATAATACAGTTAATATTACATAGGTAATTGTAAGAAGAAAGTATTTCGGAGTTAGAGAGATGCCCAATTATCATGTTATACTTGAAGCCGCCTGGTTGGTAAGAGATGTAAAAACAGCCGATGATGCCATTGGTGTTGCTATTTCGGAGGCAGGAAAGCGCCTGAACCCTAAGCTCGATTACGTTGAAGTGGATATCGGAACCACTTTCTGTCCTTCCTGCAGTGCCCCCTTCTCAAGCGTGTTCCTTGCAGCAAATACAGCCATTGTAGGACTGGTCCTTGAAATGAAGGTATTTGATGCTGAAAGTGATGAGCATGCCGCAAGGATAGCAAAATCCGTTATCGGAAGAGCACTCAGGGATGTACCCCTGGATGTAGTGGATGTACAGCCATTCGATGAGGAATCGATTTAAAGCGAAACAAGCTTAAAGTGATTCACATGGACAGAGTTATCTCGGTCGTCGGACACGCTGCCATTGATCTTCTTTTTGATGTTGAGAACATAGCTGTGCACAACGAGTCGCAGCCAATCATCGAGTATCATGAATACTATGGCGGAGGAGCTGCGAATATAGCCATGGGAATCGCCAGACTTGCCGGCAACTGCCAGCTAATTGCAGCAGTCGGAGGAGACTTTGCTTCCTCTGGATACGAAGCCGAACTGGAAGACCAGGGAGTCGACCTCTCGCTGCTCTACAGATTCGAAGAGGAGAAGAGCACCAGAGCATTTGTATTTACTGACAGGGAACACCACCAGAGTACATATTTCGACTGGGGTGCCTCAAAGCACCTCCAGGAACTCGATCCTCCGGCAGTAGATTTTGCACATCTAGCTACATCGGATTCAACCTTTAATGCAAGGATAGCAAAAAAAGCAGGTTTTGTCTCATTTGACCCCGGACAGGATCTTGTGACCTATTCCAGAGAGAATCTTGAGAGCATACTTGAGAACACAAACATACTTTTCACGAACAAGCATGAGATAGAGCGCGTCTGCGACATGACCGGGAAATGTTTTGATGACATACTCGAAATGATCGAGACAGTCATAGTCACATACGATGCAAAAGGCAGTATTATCCACCACGGCGGGGAGAGT
The window above is part of the Methanolobus zinderi genome. Proteins encoded here:
- a CDS encoding carbohydrate kinase family protein — protein: MDRVISVVGHAAIDLLFDVENIAVHNESQPIIEYHEYYGGGAANIAMGIARLAGNCQLIAAVGGDFASSGYEAELEDQGVDLSLLYRFEEEKSTRAFVFTDREHHQSTYFDWGASKHLQELDPPAVDFAHLATSDSTFNARIAKKAGFVSFDPGQDLVTYSRENLESILENTNILFTNKHEIERVCDMTGKCFDDILEMIETVIVTYDAKGSIIHHGGESISIPVVSVNAVDPTGAGDAYRAGFLLAYTRNYPLEICGKTGATVASFAVQSIGCQTDLPTWDEMEKRYEDHFGEAIPTL
- a CDS encoding DUF555 domain-containing protein gives rise to the protein MPNYHVILEAAWLVRDVKTADDAIGVAISEAGKRLNPKLDYVEVDIGTTFCPSCSAPFSSVFLAANTAIVGLVLEMKVFDAESDEHAARIAKSVIGRALRDVPLDVVDVQPFDEESI